The proteins below come from a single Oncorhynchus keta strain PuntledgeMale-10-30-2019 chromosome 32, Oket_V2, whole genome shotgun sequence genomic window:
- the LOC118365152 gene encoding protein sprouty-like isoform X2, producing MEVTRAMLDRSNANFMLWPPCVEVQRCSGCCNTKSLQCVPVLTHTRHLQVMKIQYVEKRPNYSKAVVSVHDHVECRCQPAPRPPAIPRKKSTPRRQQKDNKGEGHPAKARSKEELHRRDELKHNQRIQLEDLLDQHWNPKDTSSDAGAGKGGYGLDHDKMDPQWVLNATSQLGAKEWTERRHHDDMEEGRDSSSVNGTTTAMDIDMAQLDHEKRDGVETRGDTLFKITEGNVSRGDRQQGSLSLSEGGDQVTHRQPTQTQSPSLRTNTSKQQRHGTNSSSEETKSREGANQRMEQRFYPTEETNQRPESRFPPLEEADQIRKDNETPDSERRLQHALQLEQEKLEQERKELLLLHRRLDDEKVRLHLRREQQKQQQEEEEQKYPRPNHKHHQSQTTTQRTDTVSPTSTRAPSDLAGPRPPARPGPPRKRMRKNNRKRISKAAMRAMLM from the exons atggaggtgacCCGTGCCATGTTGGACCGCAGCAACGCCAACTTCATGTTGTGGCCTCCCTGTGTAGAGGTACAGCGATGCTCCGGCTGCTGCAACACCAAGAGCCTGCAGTGTGTCCCCGTGCTGACGCACACCAGGCACCTACAG GTGATGAAGATCCAGTACGTGGAGAAGCGGCCCAACTACTCCAAGGCCGTCGTCTCGGTCCACGACCATGTGGAGTGTCGCTGCCAGCCCGCCCCTCGCCCCCCGGCCATCCCCAGGAAGAAGTCCACGCCCCGCAGACAGCAGAAAGACAACAAAGGAGAGGGGCATCCAGCCAAGGCCAGATCCAAGGAGGAGCTGCACCGCAGAGATGAGCTGAAGCACAACCAGAGGATCCAGCTGGAAGACCTGCTGGACCAGCACTGGAACCCCAAGGACACCTCCTCAGACGCAGGGGCGGGGAAAGGAGGCTATGGGCTAGACCATGACAAGATGGATCCTCAGTGGGTGCTTAACGCCACCAGCCAGCTGGGAGCTAAGGAGTGGACCGAACGTCGACATCACGATGacatggaggaggggagagacagtagTAGTGTCAACGGCACTACAACCGCAATGGACATCGACATGGCACAACTTGACCACGAGAAGAGAGACGGGGTCGAGACACGAGGGGACACACTATTTAAAATCACTGAGGGTAATGTCAGTAGGGGAGATAGGCAGCAGGGAAGTCTGAGTCTCAGTGAGGGGGGAGACCAGGTAACACATAGACaacccacacaaacacagagtccCTCGCTACGCACCAACACATCAAAGCAACAGCGACATGGGACCAACTCCTCCTCAGAAGAAACCAAAAGCAGAGAGGGAGCCAATCAAAGAATGGAACAGCGATTCTATCCTACAGAGGAAACCAATCAGAGGCCCGAGAGCAGATTCCCTCCCCTTGAGGAAGCCGATCAAATACGTAAAGACAATGAGACCCCCGATTCAGAGAGGAGGCTCCAGCACGCTCTCCAACTGGAACAGGAGAAGCtggagcaggagaggaaggagcTGTTGTTACTCCACAGGAGACTGGACGATGAGAAGGTTAGACTGCACCTGAGACGGGAGCAACAGAAACAACAGCAAGAAGAAGAGGAGCAGAAGTACCCTCGGCCTAATCATAAACATCATCAATCTCAAACCACCACACAAAGAACAG ACACAGTGTCGCCCACTTCAACGCGAGCGCCCTCAGACCTGGCTGGTCCCCGGCCACCTGCTCGGCCCGGCCCACCTAGGAAGAGAATGAGGAAGAACAACCGCAAGCGCATCAGCAAGGCTGCAATGAGAGCAATGCTAATGTAG
- the LOC118365152 gene encoding trichohyalin-like isoform X1 — MSSWVWVQLLALFATCLRSGSAEGDPLPPGLVELVRSNPISSIEDLQLLLLSDSVDEDISEDFLPSGQHSNNTSNRLPRSLDAQPAQQALCKVRTEVMEVTRAMLDRSNANFMLWPPCVEVQRCSGCCNTKSLQCVPVLTHTRHLQVMKIQYVEKRPNYSKAVVSVHDHVECRCQPAPRPPAIPRKKSTPRRQQKDNKGEGHPAKARSKEELHRRDELKHNQRIQLEDLLDQHWNPKDTSSDAGAGKGGYGLDHDKMDPQWVLNATSQLGAKEWTERRHHDDMEEGRDSSSVNGTTTAMDIDMAQLDHEKRDGVETRGDTLFKITEGNVSRGDRQQGSLSLSEGGDQVTHRQPTQTQSPSLRTNTSKQQRHGTNSSSEETKSREGANQRMEQRFYPTEETNQRPESRFPPLEEADQIRKDNETPDSERRLQHALQLEQEKLEQERKELLLLHRRLDDEKVRLHLRREQQKQQQEEEEQKYPRPNHKHHQSQTTTQRTDTVSPTSTRAPSDLAGPRPPARPGPPRKRMRKNNRKRISKAAMRAMLM, encoded by the exons gGGGATCCTCTCCCTCCAGGTTTGGTGGAGCTGGTTAGGAGCAACCCTATCTCTTCCATAGAGGAcctgcagctgctgctgctcagtgACTCCGTAG ATGAGGATATTTCGGAAGATTTTTTGCCCAGTGGACAACACTCCAACAACACTAGCAACCGACTACCAAGGAGTCTGG ACGCCCAGCCGGCTCAGCAGGCGCTATGTAAGGTgaggacagaggtgatggaggtgacCCGTGCCATGTTGGACCGCAGCAACGCCAACTTCATGTTGTGGCCTCCCTGTGTAGAGGTACAGCGATGCTCCGGCTGCTGCAACACCAAGAGCCTGCAGTGTGTCCCCGTGCTGACGCACACCAGGCACCTACAG GTGATGAAGATCCAGTACGTGGAGAAGCGGCCCAACTACTCCAAGGCCGTCGTCTCGGTCCACGACCATGTGGAGTGTCGCTGCCAGCCCGCCCCTCGCCCCCCGGCCATCCCCAGGAAGAAGTCCACGCCCCGCAGACAGCAGAAAGACAACAAAGGAGAGGGGCATCCAGCCAAGGCCAGATCCAAGGAGGAGCTGCACCGCAGAGATGAGCTGAAGCACAACCAGAGGATCCAGCTGGAAGACCTGCTGGACCAGCACTGGAACCCCAAGGACACCTCCTCAGACGCAGGGGCGGGGAAAGGAGGCTATGGGCTAGACCATGACAAGATGGATCCTCAGTGGGTGCTTAACGCCACCAGCCAGCTGGGAGCTAAGGAGTGGACCGAACGTCGACATCACGATGacatggaggaggggagagacagtagTAGTGTCAACGGCACTACAACCGCAATGGACATCGACATGGCACAACTTGACCACGAGAAGAGAGACGGGGTCGAGACACGAGGGGACACACTATTTAAAATCACTGAGGGTAATGTCAGTAGGGGAGATAGGCAGCAGGGAAGTCTGAGTCTCAGTGAGGGGGGAGACCAGGTAACACATAGACaacccacacaaacacagagtccCTCGCTACGCACCAACACATCAAAGCAACAGCGACATGGGACCAACTCCTCCTCAGAAGAAACCAAAAGCAGAGAGGGAGCCAATCAAAGAATGGAACAGCGATTCTATCCTACAGAGGAAACCAATCAGAGGCCCGAGAGCAGATTCCCTCCCCTTGAGGAAGCCGATCAAATACGTAAAGACAATGAGACCCCCGATTCAGAGAGGAGGCTCCAGCACGCTCTCCAACTGGAACAGGAGAAGCtggagcaggagaggaaggagcTGTTGTTACTCCACAGGAGACTGGACGATGAGAAGGTTAGACTGCACCTGAGACGGGAGCAACAGAAACAACAGCAAGAAGAAGAGGAGCAGAAGTACCCTCGGCCTAATCATAAACATCATCAATCTCAAACCACCACACAAAGAACAG ACACAGTGTCGCCCACTTCAACGCGAGCGCCCTCAGACCTGGCTGGTCCCCGGCCACCTGCTCGGCCCGGCCCACCTAGGAAGAGAATGAGGAAGAACAACCGCAAGCGCATCAGCAAGGCTGCAATGAGAGCAATGCTAATGTAG